The Microvirgula aerodenitrificans DSM 15089 genome has a segment encoding these proteins:
- a CDS encoding acylphosphatase, protein MNSKLLRIHGKVQGVYYRDNAVAQAGELGVTGWVRNRHDGTVEALVCGATEAVEAFINWAHSGPADARVDKIELTDGSQHGMPLAFERWPTR, encoded by the coding sequence ATGAACTCCAAGTTGCTGCGCATCCACGGCAAGGTCCAGGGGGTGTACTACCGGGACAATGCGGTGGCCCAGGCGGGCGAGCTCGGTGTCACGGGCTGGGTGCGCAATCGGCATGACGGCACGGTCGAAGCGCTGGTTTGCGGCGCGACCGAAGCGGTCGAGGCATTCATCAACTGGGCGCACAGCGGTCCCGCCGACGCCCGGGTCGACAAGATCGAACTGACCGACGGCAGCCAGCACGGCATGCCGCTGGCGTTCGAGCGCTGGCCGACGCGCTGA
- the greB gene encoding transcription elongation factor GreB, whose protein sequence is MNKAFTQEDDNEQDDDLPVERQLPRSGKNYMTPGGWQRMKDELYHLVHRERPEVTQIVNWAAGNGDRSENGDYLYGKRRLREIDRRIRFLTKRLEVAEVVDPERREPTDQIFFGATVVMLRGNGQEQTVSIVGVDEIDVARGHISWVSPIARALIQAREGDEILFRGPDGDEQIEILEVRYQRVDP, encoded by the coding sequence ATGAACAAAGCCTTTACCCAGGAAGATGACAACGAACAGGACGACGACCTGCCGGTCGAGCGTCAGTTGCCGCGTTCGGGCAAGAATTACATGACGCCAGGTGGCTGGCAGCGCATGAAGGACGAGCTGTACCACCTGGTACATCGGGAACGGCCGGAAGTCACCCAGATCGTCAACTGGGCGGCCGGCAATGGCGACCGTTCGGAGAATGGCGACTACCTGTATGGCAAGCGCCGGCTGCGGGAAATCGACCGTCGCATCCGTTTTCTGACCAAACGGCTGGAAGTGGCCGAGGTGGTCGATCCGGAACGGCGCGAGCCGACCGACCAGATTTTCTTCGGCGCGACCGTCGTCATGCTGCGCGGCAACGGGCAGGAACAGACGGTCAGCATTGTCGGCGTCGACGAGATCGACGTGGCACGCGGCCATATCAGCTGGGTGTCACCGATTGCCCGGGCCCTGATCCAGGCACGCGAGGGAGACGAAATCCTGTTTCGCGGCCCTGACGGCGATGAGCAGATCGAGATCCTGGAAGTGCGCTACCAGCGCGTGGACCCCTGA
- a CDS encoding TMEM165/GDT1 family protein — MSAFFISTGVVALAEIGDKTQLLALLLAARFRKPLPIVAGIFVATIVNHAIAGSLGAWLVTLVSPDVLRWVLVASFVGMAVWMLIPDKIDEDEIRIRDGAGVFTATVIAFFMAEMGDKTQIATVMLAAKYDALFAVVAGTTVGMMLANAPAVWIGHKAANVLPTRAVHIVSACLFAGLGIAAAMGMAAA; from the coding sequence ATGTCCGCATTCTTCATCTCCACTGGCGTCGTCGCGCTGGCCGAAATCGGTGACAAGACCCAGTTGCTGGCCTTGCTGCTCGCCGCCCGTTTCCGCAAACCGCTGCCTATCGTCGCCGGCATCTTTGTCGCCACCATTGTCAATCACGCCATCGCCGGCAGTCTGGGCGCGTGGCTGGTCACGCTGGTTTCCCCGGACGTCCTGCGCTGGGTACTGGTCGCGTCGTTTGTCGGCATGGCCGTCTGGATGCTGATTCCCGACAAGATCGACGAGGACGAAATCCGCATCCGTGATGGCGCCGGCGTGTTTACCGCGACCGTGATCGCCTTCTTCATGGCCGAAATGGGTGACAAGACCCAGATCGCGACGGTGATGCTGGCCGCCAAGTACGACGCGCTGTTCGCCGTCGTCGCCGGCACCACGGTCGGCATGATGCTGGCCAATGCGCCGGCGGTCTGGATCGGCCACAAGGCAGCCAATGTCCTGCCGACCCGCGCCGTGCACATCGTCTCGGCCTGTCTGTTCGCGGGACTCGGCATTGCGGCGGCCATGGGGATGGCGGCGGCCTGA